TAATTTCAGCATTTCATCTGAAGAATATTCGCTGAATGTTTCCCGGATACAAACCGCATTATGCGACTTACGGATGCGTCAATGTCATAAAGATATTTCACCGGGTCATGCTGAGGCATATACCAGAACTCCGGTTGTTTCAATGGTCTTCTTCAGGTATGGATTGTCTATGGCCTGTTCTTCCAACAGGTCCACACTCCGGCCGAATATCGTTTCAAGTTCTTCCAGGAGATCGAAATAGGCGTCTGCATGTAGAGCAGGACTCATTTGTTCGAACGAAACCTGAATGTCGATGTCGCTTGTGCGAACATCAAAGTCAGACCGGACAGCAGATCCAAAGATCACCATACGGCGGACATGATATTTTTTGCAGAGGGCTGCAAACGGTATTCCGTGCACGGGCCCGGTGAGGGGGCGGCCATCAGGGTTTTCGAACATTGATATGGTTACTATATTCATCTCTGATAGTATTCTTTTCCGGGATTTACGATTCGTCACCTTCTCCCGCACCAGGGTCCGCATCTCATCCTGTGCGGATGATGTCATCCGGACTGCGGTTGGGGCGTGGGCCGACGGGAAGCCATAACAGGGATGCTGTCATCCTATTTTTGGATGATAGAGCCCATGCCATCCGTTTTAACACAGAAATTGGCTACAGAAAATAGCCCCATTTTGTTCATTATTTGACGTTTTAATCAACTATTTAACTGTAAAATTAAATTTCAATTCTTTTGGAGATTTTGGTGCACCTCGATAAATCCAATCAACAAAATATCATATATTTTACCTACTTTTGTAAAATATACTACAATAATAAAATATATATGATTTTAAAGTACTTTTTT
Above is a window of Methanogenium organophilum DNA encoding:
- a CDS encoding nucleotidyltransferase family protein, which encodes MTSSAQDEMRTLVREKVTNRKSRKRILSEMNIVTISMFENPDGRPLTGPVHGIPFAALCKKYHVRRMVIFGSAVRSDFDVRTSDIDIQVSFEQMSPALHADAYFDLLEELETIFGRSVDLLEEQAIDNPYLKKTIETTGVLVYASA